The DNA segment TGGAGGCTTGGACTTCGCGGCGGCCCGCTTCGGCGGCAAGCTGGTCTTGGCCCCATTTCTCCCAGAAGGCGGCGTGGCCTTCCTCGTCCAAGAGCGTTCGAGCGCTGGCGCGGGCGAGGGGGCCGTAGTTGCTCGTGAGTCGCATGCCGACGATAAGGAGCCCCGCGGGGTCCACGAGCATGGTGAAGGCGAGAACGTCAGCCCAGGAGGAGGGCTCGCCCCTGGAGGCGGACATGCCGACGCGGTTCATGCGGCCGCGGTAATCGGCACCGACCATATCGCGGAAGGGCTGGCGGTAGTCCACGCCCAGAGGGTCGAGGCATTCCAGCAACATGCGCCCGTGGCGGACTTCATCGAGGGCGATATCGCAGAGGGCTTCTCCCATGCGGGGATGCGGCGCGTAGCGGATAAGGTTGAAGAAGGCGGGGCCGCCGGAGCTCTCCAGGAGGCCGTGGCGGAGGAGGATGGCGGAGATGCGATCGCGGTAGTCCTGGGAGGGAATCGTCTCAGGCTCGATCCAGTGGGGCAGACGCTCGCCTTTGTGGATGCGGCGGGCGAGGGAAAAAAGCTCCGCAACATGGGACACCTTGAGCTGATTTTCGGCTAGCATTGGCGAGTCTCCGAGCGAGAGTGCTGGGGCGATTGTAACAGGGGAGACAAGGACGCGCCCGGCGGATGCAGTTTGAGCGGCGGAGAGGCCTTTGCTAAGATGCGCCTCGACCGGCAACTCAGGAGGTGTGCGATGGCTGAAGAGCGCGTGATGAACTGGGGGCGATGGGGGAAGGAGGACCAGCTTGGGGCGGCGAACCTGCTGACGCCCGAGCGGATGGCGGCGGCGGCGCGCCTGGTGAAGAAGGGGAAACTGTACAGCCTCAGCTCGCCGATACGCGAAGACAAGGTGCCGAGGATGGACATCCGCCCGGGGAACCAGCACTTTGTGCGCATCTTCGGCGGGCCGCAGCAACAATCGTATGCAGAGGTGGCGGACGATACGCTGCTCATCGGGTGCCACGGGACGTCCACGCACATAGACGCGCTCTGCCATTACTGGACGGAAGGGACGATGTACAACGGGTTCCCGGCGAAAAAGTACGTCGAGGGGTTCGGCGCGACGAGGCTGGGAATCACGAATCTCAAGGGGATCTTTGGGCGAGGGGTGCTGTTGGATGTGGCGGGGCTCAAGGGGAAGCCGCACCTGGAGGGGGCGTGCGTCATCACGCCGGAGGACTTGGAGGCGTGCTGCCAGCGCCAGGGGACGCGGATCGAGCAAGGGGACGTTGTGCTCTTCCGCACCGGGTGGAACACAGTCTATTACTCCCAGGGATTCGATGTGTACAACCACTCGCAGCCCGGGCTGGAGATCGAGGCGGGGCTGTGGCTTGCGAAGAAGGACGTGTGCGCCGTGGGGGCGGATAACTCGGCGATAGGCGTTCGAGACAAGAAGCGCGCTCCGAGGCGGAATGTCCACGATGTCTTCCTGCAGGATGCGGGGATCTACCTTATCGAGATGATGGACCTGGAGCAGCTAGCGGCGGACAAGGTCTACGAGTTTCTGTTCGTGGCGGCGCCGCTGATGGTGACGGGCGGGACGGGGAGCTCGTTGAACCCGCTAGCGATCGTTTAGCTGCTAGGGATCCGTCAGACAGAAGAGGCGGCCAGCTCTTTCTGGAAGGCGAGGTCGGCCGGAGGCAGGGGCCGGCCCGGGGCGTAGCCGCGGGACTCTTTCATGATCGCGTCGAGCGCGCCGGAGGCCGTGAGGCGCTTGAGGGCGGCCATAACCTTGGGAGAGACGAGGCCATCGCGCTCGAAGCGGTCCAGGGCGATGAAGACCTGGCGGAGCTGTTCGTCCCGGCGGCCGTAGTAGTCCTTGCCGCGACGGCGGTTGTTGTAGGCCTCGAAGTTTTCACAGGCGACGAGGAGCATGCCCATCAGGCGAACCTCGTCTGACTCCCCGGCCATGTCCTGTGGATAGTAGTAATAGAGCATCACCTTTTCCATCCAGGGTTTCACGGTGACGCCGAGGGCGGCGAGGTCCGGCTCGCGGCGGCGGAGCTCGCGGCGGAGGCGGCCCTTGAAGTCCATGCGCATGAGGATGTGCTCGCGCACCTGGGGCGTGAGGGCGATGCCGCGCTGATCCAGGGCGGGCTTGAGGCGCGCGATGAAGAAATCGGGCGCCTGGGCCTCGGTCACTTGAGGGAAGGCGGCGCGGAGGTCGCGGATGCGGATGGGAAGGCCGATCTCCTGGGCGATGGCGAAGACTTTGCCGAAGAGCTCGGCATCCATGCCGACGCGGCCGAGATCGTGGAGGAGCGTGGTGGCCTCCAGGTCCGGGAGCCAGCGCTCGTGGAGGCCAACGGCTTTGGCGACGAGCTGGACGATTCGAGTGGTGCGCTCGGCGTGATCGCGGTCATAGCCTTCGATGCCGCGCCCGGGGCGATCGGGATCGGGCGAGTCATACATCGCCAGGAGACGTTCTTTCGCTGTGGCATCGAGCATGGCTGCACCGTGCGTGGGAAATGGACGGAGCTTCGGGGTTGCCCTTAGAATACGTGATGCGCCCGGCGCGCGCATCTCCCGGGATAGCCGCAAACGGCGCCTGAACTTCGCTGCGTTGAACCGCACACGCCCATGGAAGATCTCGCAACGCTCCATACCCTTCGCGATCTGGCCGTCATCATGGTGGTGGCGGCGGGTGCGCTATTGGTCTTTCACGCCCTCCGCCTTCCTGTCATCCTCGGATATATCGTCGCGGGATTGGTCGTCGGCCCCCATACGCCGCCGGTCTCCTTCGTTTCGGACCAGGAGGTGGTTAACGAGCTGGCGGACCTGGGCATCATCCTGCTGATGTTCCACATCGGCTTGGAGTTCAGCTTCAAGCGGCTGCGGCGCGTGAGCAAGGTGGCGGTGATCGGCGGCGCGTTGCAGATCCTTATCGTGCTGGCGCTCGGCTATCAGCTGGGGCTGGCCTTCGGATGGAACTCGACGAAT comes from the Chloroflexota bacterium genome and includes:
- a CDS encoding cyclase family protein; this translates as MRLDRQLRRCAMAEERVMNWGRWGKEDQLGAANLLTPERMAAAARLVKKGKLYSLSSPIREDKVPRMDIRPGNQHFVRIFGGPQQQSYAEVADDTLLIGCHGTSTHIDALCHYWTEGTMYNGFPAKKYVEGFGATRLGITNLKGIFGRGVLLDVAGLKGKPHLEGACVITPEDLEACCQRQGTRIEQGDVVLFRTGWNTVYYSQGFDVYNHSQPGLEIEAGLWLAKKDVCAVGADNSAIGVRDKKRAPRRNVHDVFLQDAGIYLIEMMDLEQLAADKVYEFLFVAAPLMVTGGTGSSLNPLAIV